The nucleotide sequence AATTCTCTACATGAGTGAAAGACTCTTTCTGAGAGTCTACTTGGAGGCATGTGGTTGAGTTGCGACATTCCAGACAGGAGCGTGAGTCCTCATGGCACTGGAGAGAAAGCAAACTTACAGTCAGGAGTCAAACAGCAGAAAGTCTGTTTAGAGAGGGAGATTGACAGCATGCTCTTGCAAGAGGCCACCACATTTTTACAGTAAAATGGTCCTATGGAGGGGAGTTATTTGTCTCATGGAGTAAAAGCTTGAGAATCTCTGAATGATCACAGTGTTTCTTCGTCGGAGGGAAATATAGAAATCTCCTTGTTCGCTGAGGCTTTACTTTTCAGATTACATAATATACATTTCTGTTGATCTTCAAGCttccattctctttcctttcttgtcttcatCTCCTTCCAATTATCTGCCATACAGTGAAAATCATTATGTTTTATCCCAAATGATTTCCTCCTGCTCTGTTCcaattttctcccttttcccaacCTACAGCTCTCCTCACCCCTGATGTTTTTTGTATTTCCctatattttgcatttcctttgtACCGTGTCTCTATTTAACTATGTTTTGTATAACTATATGTTCATTTGCAActtttttgttaatctttttggtcttttggtgacaaattaaaaaaaaacactttttgttACATAAATGagctttttgcttttatttatttatttatttacttattttatttattttttgagcttTTCACTTTTCAAGAGATTGTTCGAATCTGAAGATGAGTCACAAAGAAGTAGTGTCTGGAGATTTGaaatccatatttatttatttttattgacaaGGGGTAATAGGAGTTGGTAATGAAGCAGAGAGTGTTTAATATGTATATTCCAATGATTTTAGAGGCAAAGAACTTTCCTTTTGATgcttttcctaatttcatttcaatttagGCTTAAGGGGTTCTTGATAATCTGAGTAGATAAGTGGTGTTGGAATTGGTATAAGAATCCACCATGCTCTACAGCATACCCATCTTCTTTTGCAGGCACCAATCTGATCCTCTGTCATTTTGCAGATGTCTCTTCTGCAAACGCCAGACAGATTTAAACAATGGTTTTCACCAGAAGCCAAACCACTTCTTACTGCAGAAGAAGAGAGGCAGTGAAAGAATTAGTTTATGAGAGAGTGTAGGACCCTAAACACTGTTAAGTGTGAAACCCGGAGTTCTCTATGAGGATTTCCATGTGAAGAAGAGAAGCCAGACAAAGGATCTATTCAATTGTTCCATCACCTTCACTGCCTTTTTTACCCAACAGCCCAACCGTTAACAaactcttccctccttttcttatAAGTTCCTGGCATTGCTAATTTATGCTTCAAAAAGAACTTTGGTAAATGTCAAAATGGAACAACAATGGGATGGACAAAATACATGTCAACATAAAATTGTGAAAAGGCCATCATAATGCAAGAGTGTTTGTGTGGGATCAAAGAATTGCAATTTGGGGTACAGAGATTTGGGTAGCAATGCAGATAGCATCCTATTAGGGAGCAAAAACCAGAGGTTTTTGAAGCATAAAGGGAATGTGCTGTAACATTTTTCACGAAGAATTTTTGATTGATGTTGGTGGCAGAAAGCTAATTTTGACTGAATCTGATTGGTTGCTAAGGATCTCACTAAGCAATATCTCTTATTGTTGCAGGTGTTCAGACTGAGTCCTTGGAATATTTGCAATTTGGCCCAGTTCAAAAGTTCATGGTTCCATAGGTGAGGACGTGCATAAGGCCCATGTCCTAAATCACCTCCCGGCTCCATTTTAAAACCCCTTGACATAAATGAccccatttcattttcctttcacatttatgTTCTAAGGACACTGAATTCTTCATTGTTTTACTCCTTTATATGGATCTTCAACacatatttgctgagcaccttcTATTCAGCAGACATTTTTCTTTACACTAACAATAGAACagtgaaaatggaagaaatgttttttattcTCACAGGATTTATCTTCAGGGAATACAATCTGAACCATACAAAAATAAGTGGCTAACTTCAGAAAGTGGTTTTCagaacaataataatacaataattgaCCAGATATAGTCTGGAAGATGCGGTTAATAGAAAGGACGGAGAGAGGCCTCCTAAGGATGAAGCAACTTCTAAGGATGAACTGAGGTCTGAATGACGGTCATGGAAAAGATAAGCAAATATTCACATGAAGGTATTAGAGGCATAGAAAACAGCAAGAGCAAGGTCTCTTGCTTAGTGTATTGGAATAACAGAAAGACCTGTTTAGGCTGagaattatggaaaacagtaagtTTGGTAAGAAATGAGATGAGGTAAGATGGAGTGAAGATCATGTGTCGCTCACAGACCATAGTGGGCTTGCAGTTTCCTCTACCTAAAGCTGCAGTCCTCTTACTTCAGCTCCCTTAAGACTCTATATGCTCATTATTCTTTTACAATGTTGTTTTTTACCTTTCTCAcccccttctttcttcctgtctgttTAGGATGAAATCTCAGGAAAATAGATCATGTGGATACTAGCTGTGGGACTAGTCTATTCTATAGACACATAAAtccatttctttatgtttcaATCAGCTCAGAATAAgaaaaagttattctttttctctctgaatctAGTTATGATCAACCTAACTCAATGTACCTTAGTCACTGAGTgtatcagaagaaaaaataaatttgtggacATTCTAAACAATCCTTTTAGTTGTATCTagaaagctaaatttaaaaaataaaaataaaaaataaaaaataaaaagctgaaaatttGTCATCATATACAGGCCATTATTTTCTCCAGATGACTTACATTATGGCCAAGTTAATTTAATAGGAAAGTCTCTAATGGCAGAACTAATGACCTGGCATTACAATCCTCAAAATAAAATGACTGCCCAgtagaaaaaaacaactaagaaagAGTAAGGAGGAGGAGAGTTAATAGTTTCAATTGGTCTCACCTCTGTATTGAGAGATGGGATTGAGAGGTGTCAAAGGATTTCTCACCTATGAGGTAACTGAAGGTCCACTCAATAATGGACAGATCCTATCAACTGAGAATTTTTTAGTCAtcacattacttttatttatatttgcttataaGGCCATTCCTAGCTAAGAATGGTAAGAcaatatttttagattaaaatttgGTGATAATGTTCCTCTTGGCTGTAGCAGAATGACATATGCAATGTATTCAGTTGATCaagtaatttaaatatgtattcataaggagataactgaaaagaaaatcaacattgATTTctgataaatgttattttaaaaataggaagagaagaaTATTACCTTAAACAAACTAAAACGCATCTGAACACAAAATGCATTTCATAGTGAAACACTAGCTTTAATCctattaaaatgagaaaggagggacacctgggtggctcggcagttgaatgtctgcctttggctcagggcatgatcctggattcccaggatcgagtcccacgttgggctccttgcatggagcctgcttctcctccctctgcctgtgtctctgcctctctttctgtgtctctcatgaataaataaaatctttaaaaataaataaataaataaaatgagaaaggaaagaagaatgtcCACTGTTGATACTTTATTAATATAGTTCTGAAAATTTTGGACAATGCCGTGAATGATTCATGGCAttgtgagaatggggaaaattaacaaggcaggaaaccacaaatgttggagaggatgtggagaaaggggaaccctcctgcactgttggtgggaatgtgaactggtgcagccactctggaaaactgtgtggaggttcctcaaagagttataaatagacctgccctacgacccagcaattgcactgctggggatttaccccaaagatacagatgcaatgaaacactgggacacctgcaccccgatgtttctagcagcaatggccacgatagccaaactgtggaaggagcctcggtgtccatcgaaagatgaatggatagggatccctgggtggcgcagcagtttagtgcctgcctttggctcagggcacaatcttggagcatggagcctgcttctccctctccctgtgtctctgcctctctctctcaatctgtgactatcataaataaataaattaaaaaaaaaaaaaagaaagatgaatggataaagaagatgtggtctatgtatacaatggaatattcctcagccattagaaatgacaaatacccaccatttgcttcaatatggatgaactggagggtattatgctgagtgaagtaaaatcagagaaggacagtgtatgttctcattcatttggggatataaataatagtgaaagggaatataagggaagggtgaagaaatgtgtgggaaatatcagaaagggagacagaacataaagactcctgactctgggaagtgaactagggggggtggaaggggaggagggtggagggtgggggtgagtgggtgatgggcactgagggggacacttgacagaatgagcactgggtgttattctgtatgttggtaaattgaacaccaatacaaaattaatttattaaaaaaaataaaaaataaaaataaataaaataaaatcccaacagtttataaaaacaaaacaaaacaaaacaaaacaaaaaaacaaattacgtaggtaaaaaaaaaaaattatgtaggtAGCATTGTCAAAGAATCTGTCGGAGTGCCCAAAACCACAGGGTACCATCAGTACATTAGTAACAGAAATTCCCAtaagatacaaaacaaatatGATGAGATTGGAAGGATGATTTAGGCTTTTGGCCACAAATGCAAGTTTGGTACTCTCAAGTGACTGCCACTTGAGAACAAATGGATCATAGAGAACAGCTATGAAACATTGCTATTCTTGAAAGTGGGAGGGCAGTTTTCTAAAATACTCACTCCTTCAAGGACAGGTCTGTGAACTGAAGCTTGGGCAGGGGGCCTTCTGCATTGGGCGGCCGGCTGGGTAGGGGACTGAAGTAAACATGGCGGAGAGTTCACAGTGGTAGCTTTGGATGGTAACAGAGACGTATTCTCAATTTAGACCCATAAGATACAGGTTGACTAAGGATAAGCCATAGCATCACTGTGACAAATGATCAGAACGATAAGGTACCATGAGCAAAAGTTAATGAAATAACATATCTGGACCCTCAAAGACTAAAGATATTGGCATTGCCAATGTGACAAATAGTTAAACATATATGTATCAAattattcaaggaaataaaacctATTATCATAAAGTTGTACAAGcaacaataaaacaatatagATAATAGAATAAGTGGGCAGgtttgaaaaatagaaacttcTAAACATGACAAAAAGTTCTTGAAAAAAAGGAAGGTATTAATGACCAATTATTAGACAAGAGAATTAGTTAATGAGGAGATATATCTAAGTtatttactcagaaaaaaaaagttatttactCAGAACTTAGCACTGAGATGCAGCATCTCACATTTCTTTAATTCAAATCCCTggacaggaaaggaaagagaggaggtaGTGCTTAAAGAGATTCTCCAGAAACGATAGAAAAGTACACATGCACAGATTGAAGATAAAAGATGATAGTAAAGAAATTCACATtaagttataaaacaaaacaaaggctaGATCacaaaaacactggaaaaaagataaaaaacttaaaacgaaatactaattagaaaaaaataacaaatttagaaataaaaatttaaaaaagaaataattataaatagcaGCAACATGAAAGTCAGAAAAGAATGGCCTGTGAGAGAAAATTATCGCTGGTGTAGAATTGTGTACTTAGTAACACTTTCTTTCCAGAATAAGGATAACATTTACAAATTGACAGATAAAGACTGACATGATTTATCACCAAGATATCTAAAGCAAGGGAAATTCTAAAAAACATGCACCATGAAGGAAGAATTTAACACAGAAAGAAGGTGGCCTCAGAGTGAGAGTGGAATTCTAATAAATCCCACGGAACGGATGATAGTGATAGTAATACTCTCCAACAGATGAGGtttgagaaagaacagaagtGAACTTCTACTTCTATTTAGGatgtaaaattacaaaagaaattgcTCTTTTTCTGATGAAGAGATCAAGCTGGATTGTTCACTTagaagcccagcacagagctgagcTCCCAGAGAAAATCTAATTAACTAAAATCCAAAGTGACAGGGCCCTAcggaaagggagagggagtgacATCACCATGGTGGTGATGTGGGAGGCCCCAGCTtctgcgcaccccccccccccccacctcatgAAGATCGACAGTAAGACAGCTCTCCAGGAGCAAAAGCCATCCTGGAAGAGCTCCGCTGTCCACGTAAGAAGCATCAGTGCAACACGATGCAACAAAAAGCCTGAAATAATTGCACAGGAAGGGATAGAAGAGCTTCAGTGTGCCTGTGCCACCCCATCCTCCAGGCCAGCACTGCTCCAGGCCCACAGGGACGTTCCCATCTAGGAAGAGCCCCCCAgtaagggaagggggagagggttAGCCAGCAGCCTCCCCGGCCTTCGGGGCATCACCTGAAGGACCTGTTTTGGTTTCATCCCTCCCAGACTGGCAAAGCAGTGATGCGGGGAGGTGACTAGGGAcagaggagaaaagcagaggtTACTGCAACAGCCACACGCAGCTGGCAACTGCCCTCCCCAGTGACCTGCTCTGCCACGACCCCAGCAATTTTTGCTGTAGAAAAATACCAGCGGCCAGTGCAGCGGCCACAGACCCCTGCAGATGTCTCCTTCCTGATGCCAGCTACCTGAGTCCCTTCCTACTCCTTCCCctaccctgccccctgccagagCTGGGGACCTAGACGGCATCCAGCCCAGGCTTCTGCAGCTTCTCTGGTTCAAGAAATCCCTGGAGACCCCCCACAAATGACCCCCCATGCCATGCCTGCACACTGGGGCTATGCACTTGCACACCTCTGATCTGATGCCTGTTTTGGCCTCCATCGCTGTGCCTGCTGCTGGAAGCGCACACCAACACCCACAGCTGCTCATGGAGCTGGACGTGCATaaatgaagaggagggaacactccCAAACTATTTGACAAGGCCAGCATTGCCCTGATAACAAAgataaggacactacaagaagATGAAACTATAGGCCGATACTCTGGATgcagatacaaaaattcttaacCGAATACTTGCAAACTGAGTTTAACAGTATGTTAATAGGATCATATGCCATGATGAAGAATGACtttccctgggatgcaaggatggttcagcatacgcaaatcaataaatgtgatatacagcatgaaagataaaaatcatctgATTGTCtcaataaatcaagaaaaagcatttgataaaattcaatgtCGTTTCCTGTAAGACACTCAATAATCTGGGTACAGAAGGAACGTACCTGAACGTAATAAAGGCCAAATATGACAAACCCATGGCCAACAACATATTCAGTGGCAGAATTTAAAATCtttccctggggatccctgggtggctcagtggtttagcgtctgcctttggcccagggcatgatcctggagtccccggatcgagttccgtgttgggctcccggcgtagagcctgcttctccctcctcctgtgtctctgcctctctctctctctctctcagtctctatcataaataaataaataaatctttttaaaaaaataaataaataaagtctttccctctagatcagaaaaaaagcaagcatttCCATTATCACTACTTTTATTCATCACAGTATGGAAGTCCCAGCTAGAGCaaccaggcaaaaaaaaaaaaaaaaaaa is from Canis lupus dingo isolate Sandy chromosome 16, ASM325472v2, whole genome shotgun sequence and encodes:
- the LOC112651152 gene encoding beta-defensin 109 isoform X2; the protein is MACEKKRRMTPHVRRFQQRTLLEVRSGLASGENHCLNLSGVCRRDICKMTEDQIGACKRRWVCCRAWWILIPIPTPLIYSDYQEPLKPKLK
- the LOC112651152 gene encoding beta-defensin 109 isoform X1 translates to MDLPYLETQAPSMSMPFFFTDHSAMRLHVLFFMLLFLTLLSPVRSGLASGENHCLNLSGVCRRDICKMTEDQIGACKRRWVCCRAWWILIPIPTPLIYSDYQEPLKPKLK